Proteins encoded within one genomic window of Oryza sativa Japonica Group plastid, complete genome:
- the atpB gene encoding ATP synthase CF1 beta subunit (ATP synthase CF1 beta subunit) yields MRTNPTTSRPGVSTIEEKSTGRIDQIIGPVLDVTFPRGKLPYIYNALVVKSRDTDGKQINVTCEVQQLLGNNRVRAVAMSATDGLMRGMEVIDTGAPLSVPVGGATLGRIFNVLGEPVDNLGPVDTSATFPIHRSAPAFIELDTKLSIFETGIKVVDLLAPYRRGGKIGLFGGAGVGKTVLIMELINNIAKAHGGVSVFGGVGERTREGNDLYMEMKESGVINEKNLEESKVALVYGQMNEPPGARMRVGLTALTMAEYFRDVNKQDVLLFIDNIFRFVQAGSEVSALLGRMPSAVGYQPTLSTEMGSLQERITSTKKGSITSIQAVYVPADDLTDPAPATTFAHLDATTVLSRGLASKGIYPAVDPLDSTSTMLQPRIVGNEHYETAQRVKQTLQRYKELQDIIAILGLDELSEEDRLTVARARKIERFLSQPFFVAEVFTGSPGKYVGLAETIRGFQLILSGELDGLPEQAFYLVGNIDEASTKAINLEEENKLKK; encoded by the coding sequence ATGAGAACCAATCCTACTACTTCTCGTCCCGGGGTTTCTACAATTGAAGAAAAAAGTACAGGGCGTATCGATCAAATTATTGGACCCGTGCTGGATGTCACTTTTCCCCGGGGCAAGTTACCTTATATTTATAATGCTTTGGTAGTCAAGAGTCGAGACACTGACGGTAAGCAAATTAATGTAACTTGTGAGGTACAACAATTATTAGGAAATAATCGAGTTAGAGCTGTAGCTATGAGTGCTACAGATGGGTTGATGAGAGGAATGGAAGTGATTGACACGGGAGCTCCTCTCAGTGTTCCTGTCGGTGGAGCTACTCTTGGACGAATTTTCAACGTTCTTGGGGAGCCTGTTGACAATTTGGGTCCTGTAGATACTAGTGCAACATTCCCTATTCATAGATCCGCGCCCGCCTTTATCGAGTTAGATACGAAATTATCCATCTTTGAAACTGGTATTAAGGTGGTCGATCTTTTAGCTCCTTATCGGCGTGGAGGAAAAATCGGACTATTTGGGGGAGCTGGAGTAGGTAAAACAGTACTCATCATGGAATTAATCAACAATATTGCTAAAGCTCACGGGGGCGTATCCGTATTTGGCGGAGTAGGGGAACGGACTCGTGAAGGAAATGATCTTTATATGGAAATGAAGGAATCTGGAGTAATTAATGAAAAAAATCTTGAGGAATCAAAGGTAGCTCTAGTCTATGGCCAAATGAATGAACCGCCAGGAGCTCGTATGAGAGTTGGTTTGACTGCCCTAACTATGGCAGAATATTTCCGAGATGTTAATAAGCAAGACGTGCTTCTATTCATCGATAATATCTTTCGTTTTGTTCAAGCAGGATCGGAGGTATCTGCCTTATTAGGGAGAATGCCCTCTGCAGTGGGTTATCAACCTACTCTTAGTACAGAAATGGGTTCTTTGCAAGAAAGAATTACTTCTACTAAAAAGGGATCTATAACTTCGATCCAAGCGGTTTATGTACCTGCGGACGATTTGACCGACCCTGCTCCTGCTACAACATTTGCACATTTGGATGCTACTACCGTACTTTCCAGAGGATTAGCTTCCAAAGGGATTTATCCTGCAGTAGATCCTTTAGATTCAACCTCAACTATGTTACAACCTCGGATCGTTGGCAACGAACATTATGAAACTGCGCAAAGAGTTAAGCAAACTTTACAACGTTACAAAGAACTTCAGGACATTATCGCAATTCTTGGGTTGGATGAATTATCGGAGGAGGATCGTTTAACTGTAGCAAGAGCACGAAAAATTGAGCGCTTCTTATCACAACCGTTTTTTGTGGCAGAAGTTTTTACCGGTTCTCCGGGAAAGTATGTTGGTCTTGCAGAAACTATTAGGGGATTTCAACTAATCCTTTCCGGAGAATTAGACGGCCTACCCGAACAGGCTTTTTATTTGGTGGGTAACATCGATGAAGCTAGCACGAAAGCTATAAACTTAGAAGAGGAGAACAAATTGAAGAAATGA
- the cemA gene encoding envelope membrane protein has protein sequence MKKKKALPSFLYLVFIVLLPWGVSFSFNKCLELWIKNWWNTRQSQTLLTAIQEKRVLERFMELEDLFILDEMIKEKPNTHVQNPPIGIRKEIIQLAKIDNEGHLHIILHFSTNIICLAILSGSFFLGKEELVILNSWVQEFFYNLNDSVKAFFILLVTDFFVGFHSTRGWELLIRWVYNDLGWVPNELIFTIFVCSFPVILDTCLKFWVFFCLNRLSPSLVVIYHSISEA, from the coding sequence ATGAAAAAAAAGAAAGCATTGCCTTCTTTCCTATATCTTGTATTTATCGTACTTTTGCCTTGGGGAGTCTCTTTCTCTTTTAACAAATGTCTGGAACTTTGGATTAAGAATTGGTGGAATACCAGGCAATCCCAAACTCTCTTAACTGCTATTCAAGAGAAAAGAGTTCTAGAAAGATTCATGGAATTAGAAGACCTTTTTATCTTGGACGAAATGATAAAAGAGAAACCGAATACACATGTACAAAACCCCCCTATAGGAATACGCAAGGAAATAATACAATTGGCCAAAATAGATAATGAGGGTCATCTCCATATCATTTTGCATTTCTCGACAAATATAATCTGTTTGGCTATTCTAAGTGGTTCTTTTTTTCTGGGTAAAGAGGAACTTGTTATTTTGAATTCTTGGGTTCAGGAATTCTTCTATAACTTAAATGACTCAGTAAAAGCTTTTTTTATTCTTTTAGTTACTGATTTTTTTGTTGGATTTCACTCCACCCGCGGTTGGGAACTACTAATTCGTTGGGTCTATAACGATCTTGGATGGGTTCCTAACGAGCTAATTTTCACTATTTTTGTTTGTAGTTTTCCTGTGATTCTAGATACATGTTTGAAATTTTGGGTCTTTTTTTGTTTAAACCGCCTATCTCCTTCGCTTGTAGTCATTTATCATTCAATTAGTGAAGCATAA
- the petA gene encoding cytochrome f (component of cytochrome b6/f complex), producing MENRNTFSWVKEQMTRSISVSIMIYVITRTSISNAYPIFAQQGYENPREATGRIVCANCHLANKPVDIEVPQAVLPDTVFEAVLRIPYDMQLKQVLANGKKGGLNVGAVLILPEGFELAPPDRISPELKEKIGNLSFQSYRPNKKNILVIGPVPGKKYSEIVFPILSPDPAMKKDVHFLKYPIYVGGNRGRGQIYPDGSKSNNTVYNATSTGVVRKILRKEKGGYEISIVDASDGRQVIDLIPPGPELLVSEGESIKLDQPLTSNPNVGGFGQGDAEIVLQDPLRVQGLLFFFASVILAQVFLVLKKKQFEKVQLYEMNF from the coding sequence ATGGAAAATAGAAATACTTTTTCTTGGGTAAAGGAACAGATGACTCGATCGATTTCTGTATCGATCATGATATACGTAATAACTCGGACATCTATTTCAAATGCATATCCCATTTTTGCGCAGCAAGGTTATGAAAACCCACGAGAAGCAACTGGACGAATTGTATGTGCCAATTGCCATTTAGCGAATAAGCCTGTGGATATTGAAGTTCCCCAAGCAGTGCTTCCCGATACTGTATTTGAAGCAGTTCTTCGAATTCCTTATGATATGCAACTGAAACAAGTTCTTGCTAATGGGAAAAAGGGAGGGTTGAATGTGGGTGCTGTTCTTATTTTGCCCGAGGGATTCGAATTAGCGCCGCCCGACCGTATTTCTCCTGAGTTGAAAGAAAAGATAGGAAATCTCTCTTTTCAGAGTTATCGTCCCAATAAAAAAAATATTCTTGTGATAGGCCCTGTTCCCGGTAAGAAATATAGTGAAATCGTCTTTCCCATTCTTTCCCCCGACCCTGCTATGAAGAAAGACGTTCATTTCTTAAAATATCCCATATATGTGGGGGGAAACCGAGGAAGGGGACAGATCTATCCTGATGGTAGCAAGAGTAACAATACGGTCTATAATGCAACGTCAACAGGTGTAGTAAGAAAAATACTGCGTAAAGAAAAGGGGGGATATGAAATATCCATAGTCGATGCATCGGATGGACGCCAAGTGATTGATCTTATACCTCCCGGTCCAGAACTTCTTGTTTCAGAGGGGGAATCGATCAAGCTTGATCAACCATTAACAAGTAATCCTAATGTGGGAGGGTTTGGTCAGGGGGATGCAGAAATAGTGCTTCAGGATCCATTACGCGTTCAAGGCCTTTTGTTCTTCTTCGCATCCGTTATTTTGGCACAAGTTTTTTTGGTTCTCAAAAAGAAACAGTTTGAAAAGGTTCAATTGTACGAAATGAATTTCTAG
- the atpE gene encoding ATP synthase CF1 epsilon subunit: MKLNLYVLTPKRIIWDCEVKEIILSTNSGQIGVLPNHAPINTAVDMGPLRIRLLNDQWLTAVLWSGFARIVNNEIIILGNDAELGSDIDPEEAQQALEIAEANVSRAEGTKELVEAKVALRRARIRVEAVNWIPPSN, from the coding sequence ATGAAATTAAATCTTTATGTACTGACTCCTAAGCGAATTATTTGGGATTGTGAAGTGAAAGAAATCATTTTATCTACTAATAGTGGCCAAATTGGCGTATTACCAAACCACGCCCCCATTAACACAGCTGTAGATATGGGTCCCTTGAGAATACGCCTCCTCAACGATCAATGGTTAACGGCGGTTCTGTGGAGCGGTTTTGCCAGAATAGTTAATAATGAGATCATCATTTTAGGAAATGATGCGGAACTGGGTAGTGACATTGATCCGGAAGAAGCTCAACAGGCACTTGAAATAGCCGAAGCTAACGTGAGTAGAGCTGAGGGTACGAAAGAATTGGTTGAAGCGAAGGTAGCTCTCAGACGAGCTAGGATACGAGTCGAGGCTGTTAATTGGATTCCCCCATCTAATTGA
- the rbcL gene encoding ribulose-1,5-bisphosphate carboxylase/oxygenase large subunit, producing MSPQTETKASVGFKAGVKDYKLTYYTPEYETKDTDILAAFRVTPQPGVPPEEAGAAVAAESSTGTWTTVWTDGLTSLDRYKGRCYHIEPVVGEDNQYIAYVAYPLDLFEEGSVTNMFTSIVGNVFGFKALRALRLEDLRIPPTYSKTFQGPPHGIQVERDKLNKYGRPLLGCTIKPKLGLSAKNYGRACYECLRGGLDFTKDDENVNSQPFMRWRDRFVFCAEAIYKSQAETGEIKGHYLNATAGTCEEMIKRAVFARELGVPIVMHDYLTGGFTANTSLAHYCRDNGLLLHIHRAMHAVIDRQKNHGMHFRVLAKALRMSGGDHIHAGTVVGKLEGEREMTLGFVDLLRDDFIEKDRARGIFFTQDWVSMPGVIPVASGGIHVWHMPALTEIFGDDSVLQFGGGTLGHPWGNAPGAAANRVALEACVQARNEGRDLAREGNEIIRSACKWSPELAAACEIWKAIKFEFEPVDKLDS from the coding sequence ATGTCACCACAAACAGAAACTAAAGCAAGTGTTGGATTTAAAGCTGGTGTTAAGGATTATAAATTGACTTACTACACCCCGGAGTACGAAACCAAGGACACTGATATCTTGGCAGCATTCCGAGTAACTCCTCAGCCGGGGGTTCCGCCCGAAGAAGCAGGGGCTGCAGTAGCTGCCGAATCTTCTACTGGTACATGGACAACTGTTTGGACTGATGGACTTACCAGTCTTGATCGTTACAAAGGCCGATGCTATCACATCGAGCCCGTTGTTGGGGAGGATAATCAATATATCGCTTATGTAGCTTATCCATTAGACCTATTTGAAGAGGGTTCTGTTACTAACATGTTTACTTCCATTGTGGGTAACGTATTTGGTTTCAAAGCCCTACGCGCTCTACGTCTGGAGGATCTGCGAATTCCCCCTACTTATTCAAAAACTTTCCAAGGTCCGCCTCATGGTATCCAAGTTGAAAGGGATAAGTTGAACAAATACGGTCGTCCTTTATTGGGATGTACTATTAAACCAAAATTGGGATTATCTGCAAAAAATTATGGTAGAGCATGTTATGAGTGTCTACGCGGTGGACTTGATTTTACCAAAGATGATGAAAACGTAAACTCACAACCATTTATGCGTTGGAGGGACCGTTTTGTCTTTTGTGCCGAAGCTATTTATAAATCACAGGCCGAAACCGGTGAAATTAAGGGGCATTACTTGAATGCGACTGCAGGTACATGCGAAGAAATGATTAAAAGAGCTGTATTTGCGAGGGAATTAGGGGTTCCTATTGTAATGCATGACTACTTAACCGGGGGGTTCACCGCAAATACTAGTTTGGCTCATTATTGCCGCGACAACGGCCTACTTCTTCACATTCACCGAGCAATGCATGCAGTTATTGATAGACAGAAAAATCATGGTATGCATTTCCGTGTATTAGCTAAAGCATTGCGTATGTCTGGGGGAGATCATATCCACGCTGGTACAGTAGTAGGTAAGTTAGAAGGGGAACGCGAAATGACTTTAGGTTTTGTTGATTTATTGCGCGATGATTTTATTGAAAAAGATCGTGCTCGCGGTATCTTTTTCACTCAGGACTGGGTATCCATGCCAGGTGTTATACCGGTGGCTTCAGGGGGTATTCATGTTTGGCATATGCCAGCTCTGACCGAAATCTTTGGAGATGATTCTGTATTGCAATTTGGTGGAGGAACTTTAGGACATCCTTGGGGTAATGCACCTGGTGCAGCAGCTAATCGGGTGGCTTTAGAAGCCTGTGTACAAGCTCGTAACGAAGGGCGCGATCTTGCTCGTGAAGGTAATGAAATTATCCGATCAGCTTGCAAATGGAGTCCTGAACTAGCCGCAGCTTGTGAAATATGGAAAGCGATCAAATTCGAGTTCGAGCCGGTAGATAAACTAGATAGCTAG
- a CDS encoding acetyl-CoA carboxylase beta subunit → MALQSLRGSMRSVVGKRICPLIEYAIFPPLPRIIVYASRRARMQRGNYSLIKKPKKVSTLRQYQSTKSPMYQSLQRICGVREWLNKYCMWKEVDEKDFGFEIGAFD, encoded by the coding sequence ATGGCCTTACAAAGTCTAAGGGGTAGTATGAGATCTGTAGTAGGTAAAAGAATTTGTCCCTTGATTGAGTATGCTATTTTCCCTCCTTTACCGCGCATTATTGTATATGCTTCTAGAAGAGCACGTATGCAGAGAGGAAATTACAGTTTAATAAAAAAGCCTAAAAAAGTTTCAACTTTACGGCAATATCAATCAACTAAAAGTCCTATGTATCAATCCTTACAGCGGATTTGTGGGGTCCGAGAGTGGTTGAATAAGTATTGCATGTGGAAGGAAGTAGACGAAAAAGATTTTGGATTCGAAATAGGCGCATTCGACTAA
- a CDS encoding ORF42, with protein sequence MESNTQYLQKKFSFIGKESMTYNALQTYDHYPLTGLFYSTSR encoded by the coding sequence ATGGAATCAAATACGCAGTATTTACAGAAAAAGTTTTCATTTATTGGGAAAGAATCAATGACATACAATGCATTACAGACGTATGATCATTACCCTTTAACCGGGTTATTCTATTCCACTTCTAGATAG
- the ycf3 gene encoding photosystem I assembly protein Ycf3, translated as MPRSRINGNFIDKTFSIVANILLRIIPTTSGEKRAFTYYRDGMLAQSEGNYAEALQNYYEATRLESDPYDRSYILYNIGLIHTSNGEHTKALEYYFRALERNPFLPQAFNNMAVICHYGEQAILQGDSEIAEAWFDQAAEYWKQAIGLTPGNYIEAQNWLKITKRFEFE; from the exons ATGCCTAGATCCCGTATAAATGGAAATTTCATTGATAAGACCTTCTCAATTGTAGCCAATATTTTATTGCGAATAATTCCGACAACCTCCGGGGAAAAAAGGGCATTTACTTATTATAGAGATG GGATGTTGGCTCAATCCGAAGGAAATTATGCGGAAGCTTTGCAAAATTATTATGAAGCTACGCGACTAGAAAGTGATCCCTATGATCGAAGTTATATACTCTATAACATAGGCCTTATACACACAAGCAATGGAGAGCATACAAAGGCTTTGGAATATTATTTCCGGGCACTAGAACGAAACCCCTTCTTACCACAAGCTTTTAATAATATGGCCGTGATCTGTCATTAC GGAGAACAGGCCATTCTACAGGGTGATTCAGAAATTGCAGAAGCTTGGTTTGATCAAGCTGCTGAGTATTGGAAACAAGCTATAGGCCTTACTCCGGGAAATTATATTGAAGCACAGAACTGGTTGAAGATTACGAAGCGCTTTGAATTTGAATAA
- the rps4 gene encoding ribosomal protein S4, with the protein MSRYRGPRFKKIRRLGALPGLTRKTPKSGSNLKKKFHSGKKEQYRIRLQEKQKLRFHYGLTERQLLRYVHIAGKAKSSTGQVLLQLLEMRLDNILFRLGMASTIPEARQLVNHRHILVNGRIVDIPSFRCKPRDIITTKDNQRSKRLVQNSIASSDPGKLPKHLTIDTLQYKGLVKKILDRKWVGLKINELLVVEYYSRQT; encoded by the coding sequence ATGTCCCGTTATCGAGGACCTCGTTTTAAAAAAATACGCCGTCTGGGAGCTTTACCAGGACTCACTAGAAAAACACCTAAATCCGGAAGTAATCTGAAAAAGAAATTCCATTCTGGGAAAAAAGAACAATATCGTATTCGTCTTCAAGAAAAACAGAAATTGCGTTTTCATTATGGTCTGACAGAACGACAATTACTTAGATATGTACATATCGCTGGAAAAGCAAAAAGTTCAACAGGTCAGGTTTTACTACAATTACTTGAAATGCGTTTGGATAATATCCTTTTTCGATTAGGTATGGCTTCAACCATTCCCGAGGCCCGGCAATTAGTTAACCATAGACATATTTTAGTTAATGGTCGTATAGTCGATATACCAAGTTTTCGTTGCAAACCCCGAGATATTATTACTACGAAGGATAACCAAAGATCAAAACGTCTGGTTCAAAATTCTATTGCTTCATCCGACCCGGGGAAATTGCCAAAGCATTTGACGATTGACACATTGCAATATAAAGGACTAGTAAAAAAAATCCTGGATAGGAAGTGGGTCGGTCTCAAAATAAATGAGTTGTTAGTTGTAGAATATTACTCTCGTCAAACTTGA
- the psaI gene encoding photosystem I subunit VIII: protein MMDFNLPSIFVPLVGLVFPAIAMASLFLYVQKNKIV, encoded by the coding sequence ATGATGGATTTTAACTTACCCTCTATTTTCGTGCCTTTAGTAGGCTTAGTATTTCCGGCAATTGCAATGGCTTCTTTATTTCTTTATGTGCAGAAAAATAAGATTGTCTAG
- the ycf4 gene encoding photosystem I assembly protein Ycf4: MNWRSEHIWIELLKGSRKRGNFFWACILFLGSLGFLAVGASSYLGKNIISVLPSQQILFFPQGVVMSFYGIAGLFISAYLWCTILWNVGSGYDRFDRKEGVVCIFRWGFPGIKRRVFLRFLMRDIQSIRIQVKEGLFPRRILYMEIRGQGAIPLTRTDEKFFTPREIEQKAAELAYFLRIPMEVF, encoded by the coding sequence ATGAATTGGCGATCAGAACACATATGGATAGAACTTCTAAAAGGTTCTCGAAAAAGAGGTAATTTTTTCTGGGCCTGTATTCTTTTTCTAGGTTCACTAGGATTCTTAGCGGTTGGGGCTTCCAGTTATCTTGGTAAGAATATTATATCTGTACTTCCATCTCAACAAATTCTTTTTTTTCCACAGGGGGTCGTGATGTCTTTCTACGGAATCGCAGGCCTATTCATTAGCGCTTACTTGTGGTGCACTATTTTGTGGAATGTAGGCAGTGGTTATGACCGATTCGATAGAAAAGAGGGAGTAGTGTGCATTTTTCGTTGGGGATTCCCTGGAATAAAACGTCGCGTCTTTCTTCGATTCCTTATGCGGGATATCCAATCAATTAGAATTCAGGTTAAAGAAGGTCTTTTTCCTCGTCGTATCCTTTATATGGAAATCCGGGGCCAGGGGGCCATTCCCTTGACTCGTACTGATGAGAAGTTTTTTACTCCACGAGAAATTGAACAAAAAGCTGCCGAATTGGCTTATTTCTTGCGCATACCAATGGAAGTATTTTGA
- the ndhJ gene encoding NADH dehydrogenase subunit J, giving the protein MQQGWLSNWLVKHEVVHRSLGFDHRGIETLQIKAEDWDSIAVILYVYGYNYLRSQCAYDVAPGGSLASVYHLTRIQYGIDNPEEVCIKVFAQKDNPRIPSVFWIWRSSDFQERESFDMVGISYDNHPRLKRILMPESWIGWPLRKDYITPNFYEIQDAH; this is encoded by the coding sequence ATGCAGCAGGGTTGGTTATCTAATTGGCTAGTCAAACATGAGGTGGTTCATAGATCTTTGGGCTTCGATCATCGAGGAATAGAGACTTTGCAAATAAAAGCAGAGGATTGGGATTCCATTGCTGTCATTTTATATGTATATGGTTACAATTATTTACGTTCCCAATGTGCTTATGACGTTGCACCCGGTGGATCTTTAGCTAGCGTGTATCATCTTACGAGAATACAGTATGGTATAGATAACCCAGAAGAAGTATGCATAAAAGTCTTTGCCCAAAAGGATAATCCTAGAATCCCATCTGTCTTCTGGATTTGGAGAAGTTCCGATTTTCAAGAACGCGAATCTTTTGATATGGTGGGAATCTCTTATGATAATCATCCACGCCTTAAACGTATCCTAATGCCTGAAAGTTGGATAGGCTGGCCCTTACGTAAGGACTATATAACCCCCAATTTCTATGAAATACAAGATGCTCATTGA
- the ndhK gene encoding NADH dehydrogenase subunit K: MSLIEFPLLDQRSSNSVISTTLKDLSNWSRLSSLWPLLYGTSCCFIEFASLIGSRFDFDRYGLVPRSSPRQADLILTAGTVTMKMAPSLVRLYEQMPEPKYVIAMGACTITGGMFSTDSYSTVRGVDKLIPVDVYLPGCPPKPEAVIDALTKLRKKISREIVEDRTLSQKKNRCFTTSHKLYVRRSTNTGTYEQELLYQSPSTLDISSETFFKSKSPVSSYKLVN; encoded by the coding sequence ATGAGTTTGATTGAGTTTCCCCTACTTGACCAAAGAAGTTCCAATTCCGTTATTTCAACTACACTAAAAGATCTTTCGAATTGGTCAAGACTCTCTAGTTTATGGCCCCTTCTATATGGTACCAGTTGTTGTTTCATTGAATTTGCTTCATTAATAGGCTCACGATTCGACTTTGATCGTTATGGATTGGTACCAAGATCAAGTCCTAGGCAAGCGGACCTAATTTTAACAGCCGGTACAGTAACAATGAAAATGGCTCCCTCTTTAGTGAGATTATATGAGCAAATGCCTGAACCAAAATACGTCATTGCTATGGGAGCTTGTACTATTACTGGTGGAATGTTCAGTACGGATTCCTATAGTACTGTTCGGGGAGTTGATAAGTTAATTCCTGTGGACGTCTACTTGCCGGGTTGCCCACCTAAACCAGAGGCTGTTATAGATGCCCTAACAAAACTTCGTAAGAAGATATCGCGAGAAATAGTTGAGGATCGAACTCTATCTCAAAAGAAAAATCGATGTTTTACTACCAGCCACAAGCTTTATGTTCGGCGCAGTACTAATACTGGAACTTATGAGCAAGAATTGCTCTATCAATCACCATCTACTTTAGACATATCTTCTGAAACTTTTTTCAAATCCAAAAGTCCAGTATCTTCCTACAAATTAGTGAATTAG
- the ndhC gene encoding NADH dehydrogenase subunit 3, whose protein sequence is MFLLHEYDIFWAFLIIASLIPILAFWISALLAPVREGPEKLSSYESGIEPMGGAWLQFRIRYYMFALVFVVFDVETVFLYPWAMSFDVLGISVFIEAFIFVLILVVGLVYAWRKGALEWS, encoded by the coding sequence ATGTTTCTGCTTCACGAATATGATATTTTTTGGGCATTTCTAATAATAGCAAGCCTTATTCCTATTTTAGCATTTTGGATTTCAGCACTTTTAGCTCCGGTTCGTGAAGGACCAGAGAAGCTTTCTAGTTATGAATCGGGTATAGAACCCATGGGGGGGGCTTGGTTACAATTCCGAATACGCTATTACATGTTTGCGCTAGTTTTTGTTGTTTTTGATGTGGAAACGGTCTTTCTCTACCCTTGGGCAATGAGTTTCGACGTATTGGGTATATCCGTTTTTATCGAAGCTTTCATTTTCGTGCTTATCCTAGTTGTTGGTTTAGTTTATGCATGGCGAAAAGGAGCCTTGGAATGGTCTTAA